In one window of Eleutherodactylus coqui strain aEleCoq1 chromosome 10, aEleCoq1.hap1, whole genome shotgun sequence DNA:
- the SH2D3C gene encoding SH2 domain-containing protein 3C isoform X3: MNLDFRAMTDVGRRCYPMGYWTCNSLDGGSEYMKFSKEKYILDTPPEKLHKELEEELKLNSSDLRSHAWYHGRIPREVSESLVQRNGDFLIRDSLTSLGDYVLTCRWKNEPLHFKIDKVMVKTSDSYTRIQYLFEQESYDNIPALVRLYVGSRRAVSDQSGALIYCPINRTFPLRYLEASYGLSPTRQGSQSPQKGHMKRRSITMTDGLTADKITKSNGCPNSNSSPHHRDIIRSCAVSVDQIQDLHSPMSPIAETPGSPAYSTVVRVKPQGPPVGNVTPGSPVLRRSSEPYVNPATNKATLNMAESSHSTPCHGYPQISPSPSINSYSDPDNGHYCQLRPASPTQDTHSKPLPTKSYVERLKVDEGVRAGVNRVAEDPDKDRLSFTIPSIEFKSSFNPSAFKSMLIPADNKPLEMCILKKVKELFSEVDAKTIAKHITKTDCEVARILGVTKEMQRIMGVSSGMELLTLPHGRQLRLDLLERFHTMSIMIAVDILGCTGSTEERAALLHKTIQLAAELKGTLGNLYSFAAVMNALELAQISRLEQTWIALRQRHTEGAILYEKKLKPFLKSMNEGKESLPLSNTTFPHIIPLITLLERDSPLLDGGDPWDSIDNGVEVVMSHLEAARMVAHHGGLYRTNAEMRLQDFHPRSDLLEVSSTEFQMRMLWGSRGAAGSQAERYDKFDKVLSALSLKLEPSVRFSEL; this comes from the exons ATGAATTTGGATTTCAGAGCCATGACAGATGTGGGGAGAAGATGTTACCCCATGGGCTACTG GACCTGTAATAGTCTGGATGGTGGAAGCGAGTACATGAAG TTCTCCAAGGAGAAGTACATCTTGGATACTCCACCAGAGAAATTGCACAAGGAGTTAGAGGAGGAGCTAAAACTTAACAGCTCAGACTTGCGCAGCCATGCCTGGTACCATGGGCGCATACCCCGAGAG GTGTCGGAGAGCTTGGTGCAGAGAAATGGGGACTTTCTTATTAGAGACTCCTTGACCAGCCTGGGTGATTATGTACTGACCTGTCGATGGAAGAATGAGCCTTTACATTTCAAGATCGACAAGGTGATGGTTAAAACCAGTGACAGTTACACCCGTATACAGTATCTCTTCGAACAGGAGAGCTACGACAACATCCCAGCCCTGGTGCGCCTCTACGTCGGCAGCCGAAGGGCAGTCTCCGATCAGAGTGGTGCGCTCATCTATTGTCCTATTAATCGTACATTTCCATTGCGATACCTGGAAGCTAGTTATGGGCTCTCGCCGACCAGGCAAGGTTCTCAGAGCCCCCAAAAGGGACATATGAAGAGGAGAAGTATCACCATGACTGATGGTCTCACTGCAGACAAGATCACCAAGAGCAATGGATGCCCAAACAG CAATTCCTCCCCACATCATAGAGATATCATCAGGAGCTGTGCAGTCAGCGTGGACCAAATCCAAGACCTGCACTCCCCAATGTCCCCCATTGCTGAGACGCCCGGATCCCCGGCTTATAGTACTG TTGTCAGGGTGAAgcctcagggacctccagtagGAAATGTGACTCCGGGTTCTCCAGTGCTGAGACGATCCAGTGAGCCTTACGTAAACCCAGCAACTAACAAGGCCACATTAAACATGGCTGAAAGCTCCCATTCCACGCCCTGTCATGGCTACCCACagatctccccctccccctctataAACAGTTACAGTGACCCCGATAATGGACATTACTGCCAGCTGCGCCCGGCCTCCCCGACACAAGACACTCACAGCAAACCTCTACCGACCAAAAGCTATGTGGAAAGGTTAAAAGTCGATGAAGGGGTCAGGGCAGGCGTCAACCGTGTGGCGGAAGACCCTGACAAGGACAGACTTTCTTTTACTATCCCAAGCATAGAATTCAAGTCTTCTTTCAACCCATCAGCATTTAAGTCCATGCTGATTCCTGCAGACAACAAGCCCCTGGAGATGTGCATCCTGAAGAAGGTCAAGGAGTTGTTTTCGGAGGTCGATGCCAAAACCATTGCCAAGCATATCACCAAAACAGACTGCGAG GTTGCCAGGATACTTGGTGTTACCAAGGAGATGCAGAGGATCATGGGAGTCAGCTCAGGCATGGAGCTTTTGACGCTGCCGCATGGCCGCCAGCTGCGACTTGACCTTCTGGAAAG GTTTCACACCATGTCCATCATGATTGCTGTGGACATCTTGGGCTGTACGGGCAGCACCGAGGAGCGGGCCGCGCTGCTGCACAAGACCATCCAGCTGGCAGCCGAGCTGAAGGGCACGCTGGGGAACCTCTACAGCTTTGCAGCTGTCATGAACGCCTTGGAGTTGGCGCAG ATCTCCAGACTAGAACAGACGTGGATCGCCttgagacagagacacacagagggagcCATATTGTacgagaagaaactgaaaccgtTCCTGAAAAGTATGAATGAAGGAAAAG AGAGTCTCCCGCTGAGCAACACGACGTTCCCTCATATCATCCCTCTCATCACCCTCCTGGAGCGAGACTCCCCCCTGCTGGACGGCGGAGACCCTTGGGACAGCATCGACAATGGAGTAGAAGTGGTTATGTCTCATCTAGAAGCTGCCAGGATGGTGGCGCATCATGGGGGCCTCTACCGCACCAATGCCGAGATGAGGCTACAAG ATTTCCACCCCAGATCAGATCTCTTGGAGGTCTCCAGCACTGAATTCCAGATGCGGATGCTGTGGGGCAGCCGGGGAGCCGCTGGAAGTCAAGCCGAGAGATACGACAAGTTTGACAAAGTTCTCAGCGCGCTCTCACTCAAACTGGAACCGTCCGTGCGCTTCAGCGAGTTATAA
- the SH2D3C gene encoding SH2 domain-containing protein 3C isoform X4 gives MTERCSLWSALSAAACCFYRGSFMQVQFSKEKYILDTPPEKLHKELEEELKLNSSDLRSHAWYHGRIPREVSESLVQRNGDFLIRDSLTSLGDYVLTCRWKNEPLHFKIDKVMVKTSDSYTRIQYLFEQESYDNIPALVRLYVGSRRAVSDQSGALIYCPINRTFPLRYLEASYGLSPTRQGSQSPQKGHMKRRSITMTDGLTADKITKSNGCPNSNSSPHHRDIIRSCAVSVDQIQDLHSPMSPIAETPGSPAYSTVVRVKPQGPPVGNVTPGSPVLRRSSEPYVNPATNKATLNMAESSHSTPCHGYPQISPSPSINSYSDPDNGHYCQLRPASPTQDTHSKPLPTKSYVERLKVDEGVRAGVNRVAEDPDKDRLSFTIPSIEFKSSFNPSAFKSMLIPADNKPLEMCILKKVKELFSEVDAKTIAKHITKTDCEVARILGVTKEMQRIMGVSSGMELLTLPHGRQLRLDLLERFHTMSIMIAVDILGCTGSTEERAALLHKTIQLAAELKGTLGNLYSFAAVMNALELAQISRLEQTWIALRQRHTEGAILYEKKLKPFLKSMNEGKESLPLSNTTFPHIIPLITLLERDSPLLDGGDPWDSIDNGVEVVMSHLEAARMVAHHGGLYRTNAEMRLQDFHPRSDLLEVSSTEFQMRMLWGSRGAAGSQAERYDKFDKVLSALSLKLEPSVRFSEL, from the exons ATGACTGAACGGTGCAGTTTATGGAGCGccctgtcagcagcagcatgctgCTTCTACCGGGGGTCTTTCATGCAGGTGCAG TTCTCCAAGGAGAAGTACATCTTGGATACTCCACCAGAGAAATTGCACAAGGAGTTAGAGGAGGAGCTAAAACTTAACAGCTCAGACTTGCGCAGCCATGCCTGGTACCATGGGCGCATACCCCGAGAG GTGTCGGAGAGCTTGGTGCAGAGAAATGGGGACTTTCTTATTAGAGACTCCTTGACCAGCCTGGGTGATTATGTACTGACCTGTCGATGGAAGAATGAGCCTTTACATTTCAAGATCGACAAGGTGATGGTTAAAACCAGTGACAGTTACACCCGTATACAGTATCTCTTCGAACAGGAGAGCTACGACAACATCCCAGCCCTGGTGCGCCTCTACGTCGGCAGCCGAAGGGCAGTCTCCGATCAGAGTGGTGCGCTCATCTATTGTCCTATTAATCGTACATTTCCATTGCGATACCTGGAAGCTAGTTATGGGCTCTCGCCGACCAGGCAAGGTTCTCAGAGCCCCCAAAAGGGACATATGAAGAGGAGAAGTATCACCATGACTGATGGTCTCACTGCAGACAAGATCACCAAGAGCAATGGATGCCCAAACAG CAATTCCTCCCCACATCATAGAGATATCATCAGGAGCTGTGCAGTCAGCGTGGACCAAATCCAAGACCTGCACTCCCCAATGTCCCCCATTGCTGAGACGCCCGGATCCCCGGCTTATAGTACTG TTGTCAGGGTGAAgcctcagggacctccagtagGAAATGTGACTCCGGGTTCTCCAGTGCTGAGACGATCCAGTGAGCCTTACGTAAACCCAGCAACTAACAAGGCCACATTAAACATGGCTGAAAGCTCCCATTCCACGCCCTGTCATGGCTACCCACagatctccccctccccctctataAACAGTTACAGTGACCCCGATAATGGACATTACTGCCAGCTGCGCCCGGCCTCCCCGACACAAGACACTCACAGCAAACCTCTACCGACCAAAAGCTATGTGGAAAGGTTAAAAGTCGATGAAGGGGTCAGGGCAGGCGTCAACCGTGTGGCGGAAGACCCTGACAAGGACAGACTTTCTTTTACTATCCCAAGCATAGAATTCAAGTCTTCTTTCAACCCATCAGCATTTAAGTCCATGCTGATTCCTGCAGACAACAAGCCCCTGGAGATGTGCATCCTGAAGAAGGTCAAGGAGTTGTTTTCGGAGGTCGATGCCAAAACCATTGCCAAGCATATCACCAAAACAGACTGCGAG GTTGCCAGGATACTTGGTGTTACCAAGGAGATGCAGAGGATCATGGGAGTCAGCTCAGGCATGGAGCTTTTGACGCTGCCGCATGGCCGCCAGCTGCGACTTGACCTTCTGGAAAG GTTTCACACCATGTCCATCATGATTGCTGTGGACATCTTGGGCTGTACGGGCAGCACCGAGGAGCGGGCCGCGCTGCTGCACAAGACCATCCAGCTGGCAGCCGAGCTGAAGGGCACGCTGGGGAACCTCTACAGCTTTGCAGCTGTCATGAACGCCTTGGAGTTGGCGCAG ATCTCCAGACTAGAACAGACGTGGATCGCCttgagacagagacacacagagggagcCATATTGTacgagaagaaactgaaaccgtTCCTGAAAAGTATGAATGAAGGAAAAG AGAGTCTCCCGCTGAGCAACACGACGTTCCCTCATATCATCCCTCTCATCACCCTCCTGGAGCGAGACTCCCCCCTGCTGGACGGCGGAGACCCTTGGGACAGCATCGACAATGGAGTAGAAGTGGTTATGTCTCATCTAGAAGCTGCCAGGATGGTGGCGCATCATGGGGGCCTCTACCGCACCAATGCCGAGATGAGGCTACAAG ATTTCCACCCCAGATCAGATCTCTTGGAGGTCTCCAGCACTGAATTCCAGATGCGGATGCTGTGGGGCAGCCGGGGAGCCGCTGGAAGTCAAGCCGAGAGATACGACAAGTTTGACAAAGTTCTCAGCGCGCTCTCACTCAAACTGGAACCGTCCGTGCGCTTCAGCGAGTTATAA